A window from Manduca sexta isolate Smith_Timp_Sample1 chromosome 24, JHU_Msex_v1.0, whole genome shotgun sequence encodes these proteins:
- the LOC115450365 gene encoding protein nubbin isoform X4 — protein sequence MVLSACVRAAARSYCTAYQESGELIKSPSPPPSHDGSASGEGDISGDERPPSPPRAPSAPLPHPAHPAHPSHPAPHHAPHSAASAAAATAAVLNAAGAGSALAQLQHLLLTQHGAHSLLLHTQVQQAVAQAAAQQLQQLQARASAVPPSTTEGRSPSPRRTPPGAGAFLTPHTPGSGRARSPLLPHAHAHTPLHAHAHKPRALEPAVDDTADLEELEHFAKTFKQRRIKLGFTQGDVGLAMGKLYGNDFSQTTISRFEALNLSFKNMCKLKPLLQKWLEDADSSLAGGGGGGGGGAGLGAGLAEAVGRRRKKRTSIESGVRVALEKAFLHNPKPTSEEIAALADSLCMEKEVVRVWFCNRRQKEKRINPPAGEGMAGCAGGAGAAGAAGVAGVAGALLPALAHAQSHALHAHAHAHPHAHTHAHALQPLALLARAPPRD from the exons ATGGTTCAGCGAGCGGCGAGGGCGACATCAGCGGCGACGAGCGGCCCCCCTCCCCGCCGCGCGCGCCCTCCGCGCCGCTGCCGCACCCCGCGCACCCCGCGCACCCCTCACACCCCGCGCCGCACCACGCGCCGCACTCggccgccagcgccgccgccgccaccgccgccgtcCTC AACGCGGCCGGTGCCGGTAGTGCGCTTGCGCAGTTGCAGCACCTCCTGCTGACCCAGCACGGCGCGCACTCGCTGTTGCTGCACACACAG GTGCAGCAGGCGGTGGCGCAGGCGGCCGCCCAGCAGCTACAGCAGCTGCAGGCGCGCGCCAGCGCCGTGCCGCCCTCCACCACAG aGGGCCGCTCGCCGtcgccgcgccgcacgccgccgGGCGCGGGCGCGTTCCTGACGCCGCACACGCCGGGCTCGGggcgcgcgcgctcgccgctGCTGCCGCATGCGCATGCGCACACGCCGctgcacgcgcacgcgcacaaGCCGCGCGCGCTCGAGCCCGCCGTCGACGACACCGCCGACCTCGAGGAGCTCGAACACTTCGCCAAGACCTTCAAGCAGCGCCGCATCAAGCTCG GGTTCACACAGGGTGACGTCGGCCTCGCCATGGGCAAGCTGTACGGCAACGACTTCTCACAGACGACGATCTCGCGCTTCGAAGCGCTCAACCTGAGCTTCAAGAACATGTGCAAGCTGAAGCCGCTGCTGCAGAAGTGGCTGGAGGACGCCGACTCGTCgctggcgggcggcggcggcggcggcggcggcggtgcgggGCTCGGCGCGGGGCTCGCCGAGGCGGTCGGCCGCCGCCGCAAGAAGCGCACCTCCATCGAGTCGGGCGTGCGCGTCGCCCTCGAGAAGGCCTTCCTGCACAACCCCAAGCCCACCAGCGAGGAGATCGCCGCGCTCGCCGACTCGCTCTGCATGGAGAAGGAGGTCGTGCGCGTGTGGTTCTGCAACAGGCGACAGAAG GAGAAGCGGATCAACCCGCCGGCGGGCGAGGGCATGGCGggctgcgcgggcggcgcgggggcgGCCGGGGCGGCGGGGGTGGCGGGGGTGGCGGGCGCGCTGCTGCCGGCGCTCGCGCACGCGCAGTCGCACGCGctgcacgcgcacgcgcacgcgcacccgCACGCCCacacgcacgcgcacgcgctgcAGCCGCTGGCGCTGCTggcccgcgcgccgccgcgcgacTGA
- the LOC115450365 gene encoding protein nubbin isoform X5: MVFDLNEESGELIKSPSPPPSHDGSASGEGDISGDERPPSPPRAPSAPLPHPAHPAHPSHPAPHHAPHSAASAAAATAAVLNAAGAGSALAQLQHLLLTQHGAHSLLLHTQVQQAVAQAAAQQLQQLQARASAVPPSTTEGRSPSPRRTPPGAGAFLTPHTPGSGRARSPLLPHAHAHTPLHAHAHKPRALEPAVDDTADLEELEHFAKTFKQRRIKLGFTQGDVGLAMGKLYGNDFSQTTISRFEALNLSFKNMCKLKPLLQKWLEDADSSLAGGGGGGGGGAGLGAGLAEAVGRRRKKRTSIESGVRVALEKAFLHNPKPTSEEIAALADSLCMEKEVVRVWFCNRRQKEKRINPPAGEGMAGCAGGAGAAGAAGVAGVAGALLPALAHAQSHALHAHAHAHPHAHTHAHALQPLALLARAPPRD, translated from the exons ATGGTTCAGCGAGCGGCGAGGGCGACATCAGCGGCGACGAGCGGCCCCCCTCCCCGCCGCGCGCGCCCTCCGCGCCGCTGCCGCACCCCGCGCACCCCGCGCACCCCTCACACCCCGCGCCGCACCACGCGCCGCACTCggccgccagcgccgccgccgccaccgccgccgtcCTC AACGCGGCCGGTGCCGGTAGTGCGCTTGCGCAGTTGCAGCACCTCCTGCTGACCCAGCACGGCGCGCACTCGCTGTTGCTGCACACACAG GTGCAGCAGGCGGTGGCGCAGGCGGCCGCCCAGCAGCTACAGCAGCTGCAGGCGCGCGCCAGCGCCGTGCCGCCCTCCACCACAG aGGGCCGCTCGCCGtcgccgcgccgcacgccgccgGGCGCGGGCGCGTTCCTGACGCCGCACACGCCGGGCTCGGggcgcgcgcgctcgccgctGCTGCCGCATGCGCATGCGCACACGCCGctgcacgcgcacgcgcacaaGCCGCGCGCGCTCGAGCCCGCCGTCGACGACACCGCCGACCTCGAGGAGCTCGAACACTTCGCCAAGACCTTCAAGCAGCGCCGCATCAAGCTCG GGTTCACACAGGGTGACGTCGGCCTCGCCATGGGCAAGCTGTACGGCAACGACTTCTCACAGACGACGATCTCGCGCTTCGAAGCGCTCAACCTGAGCTTCAAGAACATGTGCAAGCTGAAGCCGCTGCTGCAGAAGTGGCTGGAGGACGCCGACTCGTCgctggcgggcggcggcggcggcggcggcggcggtgcgggGCTCGGCGCGGGGCTCGCCGAGGCGGTCGGCCGCCGCCGCAAGAAGCGCACCTCCATCGAGTCGGGCGTGCGCGTCGCCCTCGAGAAGGCCTTCCTGCACAACCCCAAGCCCACCAGCGAGGAGATCGCCGCGCTCGCCGACTCGCTCTGCATGGAGAAGGAGGTCGTGCGCGTGTGGTTCTGCAACAGGCGACAGAAG GAGAAGCGGATCAACCCGCCGGCGGGCGAGGGCATGGCGggctgcgcgggcggcgcgggggcgGCCGGGGCGGCGGGGGTGGCGGGGGTGGCGGGCGCGCTGCTGCCGGCGCTCGCGCACGCGCAGTCGCACGCGctgcacgcgcacgcgcacgcgcacccgCACGCCCacacgcacgcgcacgcgctgcAGCCGCTGGCGCTGCTggcccgcgcgccgccgcgcgacTGA